catAATTTATTGGTCAATTAAAGGATGGTGGGATCATTATCTTTCACGAATTCTTATGCAAACAGTATCCagaattgaagaaaataagtatgcaaacaaaattccaatattgagaatttgatagataaataaagaaaatattatagtaggagtaatatgCATTTTAGCTATAGATCGTACTAATGACTTATCTTTGAATCAATTCGGCCCAAAGGAGTACAACAACGAGCCCAATCCGTTTAATTACATAAGCTTAACAAATCAGCgagaaattgcaaattaagtGGTCcgatttagaaaaaaatgtagGACAAAGATTTTGCTATCTTAACTTACTCTATAAAGTAGACAAGTGATACATTGAGTCATTATGGTTAGAAGTTTCAAATAGTTTAACTTAGATACTCTTAATTAAAGGTACATAATTAGTTTTGCTTTAGTCGGAAAACAAGGTAGGTGTGATTTGTAAATTGCTTAGCCCTAAAGAAATGGCttaccaataattaaatcaaacataaaTGCACCTAATACCAACAAAAATACAACACTTTGTACAAACAATCATCATATTCTcgtgttttattttgtactattacCAAGCAAATCACATAAAtttacaattgaaaatttgatgggaatgaaaaatgtatttttgaaaaattacaaatagCAAACTAATgcctaattaatttaattacttaatgaaataaaaaaaataattaaatgggatccatatatatatatatatatatatatatatatatatatatatatataccccTATAtaggagatgatcaaaataagaatgcatttaaatccaaaaatgcagcccaaatcttggccctaggattagataatctaatggtcaataattaactcaaaacacggaaggtcataattaagtagttttaggtcatattataagatttggagtttatgttatgttaagattattttaggtcatgctttgttagcatgacctaaaaataaactaactatgacctaaaaatgccctacgtatgacctttgttctgcgtttctgtatttaaatctggtcttaatagatcaaaaccctatatatatatatattgtattgtACTACAGTGAAATATTGCTGAAGAAATAAGAGATTAATTGATGAACTCATAAAGggctttttcaattttatttcatgagatatattttggtagtagttcattataaaatatggAAGTAGTTATCACCCTAGATGAGTTATTACCCTTGCAAAATATGGAAGTAGTTCattatacttatattatatatactaataaaaaaaaatcaccgGATTGATATGATTGTAGGAATAGAATCTTTCCCGGTGGATCCAACAATTAAAAGAAActaaaagcaaaaaaaaataaaatatgattatataaGCCATTTTAAACAGTTAAGGTTTGTCAGTTGTCAAGTGAACAAGAAAAACGAATATGCTATTCATGTATATAAAGAGAGAATCTTCATTATTGTGAAACCTACTGAATcgcaaaattaaattatcatattatattaagtatatttttcaattgaagAGATTATATTATCTGGTACAGCTCTATATCGAGCCCTCCGCCACGTCGGCATACCTAACGAGACCGTTGGCCGCCGACTTAGTTGGCTCCAGCCACGCTCTCAAATCACAATCACCAACCGGTAccattaatttgttaaaaattatattatgacGTTAACTATATCTCCTTTTAGTGTGAAAAAAGGTTAACCTCGCCCAAGCCCAACCTTTTAAtgtttacaaaagaaaaaaaaagggttttttGAATGGATATTTTGCTCATAGTCTTCACGTGATTGGGGAATTTCTACTCTATCAGATTAATCTATCTAAAAATAGTGAACTTAATCTTTACTTTCAAGATTAATGAATAAgccaaaatttatataatcaatGTACTATAGTTTTATTGGCTATGCTTATAAATATTCCAAAGTTGTCTCGCATTCTATTCTTATTAGACCATATAATTGTTTTACTAGAGctgatgttttgtttttatctgcataataatttatttctcaCGAGTTATAAGATAGACATAGGTAGTAGAAACCAAAGTACAGAACtcaaatatactccatataaaggGTAATGATATTATGGGGTGAAAATGTGAAATCTATTTGAAATTTAGTACTAATACAAATCAAATTACAGAACtctagtatatataaaaagtgaagaatatactactcctactacttattactccctccgtctcaaatAATTTGTCCAACTTTTCTATTTctgtccgtcccacataatttgtctaatttcacttttaccacttttggtagtggatctcatattccaccaactcattcctactcacattttattataaaactaatatataaaggtaggacccacattccactaactttttcaacccatttttcattacaattcttaaaacccgtacccggtcaaagtgacccgaattatctgggacgaagggagtactgcTCTGGTGTAATCTAGACTTTAATCAAAGACCAATATTCCCGTTATGTGAGAATGAAGACCTTTTGACCGGCATTCCCGGTATCCGGTGACTCTTCTCAACGAACACTTGATATAATCCCGTTATAAAAGAAGAACGCTAAACTTGTGAGGTAGAAGAGCGCATTATTGTTCGCGGGAGGGAGAGAATCGACTTCTCATGGCGTCGCAATTGCAGGCAGCCGCGCCGGAATCGGACTGGAAATCCGACGTTTCAGCCGACGCTTTCGACGAATCTACATTCTTCCTGCGCCGTTGCTGCTGCATCTGGACTTTCCCTTGCTACGGCACgcccaaaaccaaaaattgggAGCGAATTTCGACATCGGAGACCGAAGACGTCGCCGGAGACCGGAGTTGGTGGAGCGATGGAGTGGAGGCGTTTAAGAAGGTGAGGGAATGGTCGGAGCTAGTGGCGGGGCCGAAGTGGAAGACGTTCATCAGGCGGTTCAACAAGGCGCCGGCGCGGCCGAAGTCGGGGAAATTCCAGTATGATCCTTGTAGCTACGCGTTGAATTTTGATCAAGGTCCGGGGCAAAACGGTCAATTCGAGGACGACGGAGTTTTCCGAGACTTTCCGTCGCGGTATGCGGCGATCCCGGCGCAGAACAGCCTGTTGAAGGACGGTGCGACGCTCACGTGACCCCTGCGATCTGCGCTGACGTGGCGTGCAGAAAGTCGGTTGGGTAACGCAAATGGAATATAGTTGGGTGGgcacatttattttatttttagtgaatACTATTAGTActcattaatttgttttaggcatttttagttatttaattttttcaattaaattgttaaattacATGTTAAAGATTGAATatcttcaaaataatttatttgtaatacGTTTCCTTCTATGAATGATGATTTTATATACTCTATATATTATGTCAATGCGTGTATAAGTGATAGAGTAAATGGTTGTGGCGCGGTTTTGGTCTTCAGCAGCCTATAGGCTAGTGTTTGAATGCTTTTAGGAACATcaactttttgttttttttttattataagagtgaattatataaatagtatttgatctttcactttcgcatataaatggtacctgatatttattttatatcgtttttggtacccagtggcaaaaataaccctaggtaccaaatatgtgattttttttcatgggggatatttttggaaatttccattaaatagtaccaaatatgtgattattttttcttcctttcttatttctctttttcttcattagtttcttcttctttcttttttcttcattttcttcattttcttctttctttttagtattttatcctcctttcttttattttttttctccttagtaaaatatttcttcttccttcttttttcttctttctttttagtgatttatacatacatctaattgcattcataatataaataaaaaacaaaatacctaattaaattaattatttaaagtaattaaatcaattgaatattttttattaaattattttatactcattttaaggttgaaacacctaactaaaaatacaattcacaatgttatatttttattaaggctatattgattagttactaatttaatgtaaattaataataataattattattacataatattatgtgattcataacttatataattatactacaattatttattaatcactatcagttt
This window of the Salvia hispanica cultivar TCC Black 2014 unplaced genomic scaffold, UniMelb_Shisp_WGS_1.0 HiC_scaffold_31, whole genome shotgun sequence genome carries:
- the LOC125198875 gene encoding uncharacterized protein LOC125198875, producing the protein MASQLQAAAPESDWKSDVSADAFDESTFFLRRCCCIWTFPCYGTPKTKNWERISTSETEDVAGDRSWWSDGVEAFKKVREWSELVAGPKWKTFIRRFNKAPARPKSGKFQYDPCSYALNFDQGPGQNGQFEDDGVFRDFPSRYAAIPAQNSLLKDGATLT